CGGTAGAGGCCTGAGCCGTAAGAGTTACCGATGTTCCGAGATTAAAATAGGCCCTACACTGAGTTCCACAACTGATCCCGGCCGGGGTGCTGGTCACCGTCCCGAAACCGAACAAAGAAATGATCAAAGATGCAAATGACACAGACTGTCCGGAACGCACAGGCCAGACAGGGTAGTAGAAGGACCTAGAGGCAAAATCCATGGCACCATCGGATGTAGAGATTCTCCATGAGTTATGGGGGGAGGGAGCGTAGCTACTGGACGACCAATAGTAACTCGATTGAACATTAGAAAAACCCTTTGTGTTCAACCAGTCAGCAGAATTCGACTGCCCGGCGTGTACCAGGCTACGCCACTCCTTCCTGTTGGGCAGACGCCAGTCGTTGTACCCCAGGTAATTGTTCGTATTGAGGCATTTCACGTAATCAAGGGCGCCCAGCCAGGACTTGGTAGCGCCCTTTCCGCACGTTGTCGGTCCCGGTGTTTTCCCGTCCTTCGTCCAGATGAGGCCCGTCAGGTTGTCCGTCACCGTCTGATCGCCGTTGTCCGTAAACCGGGGGTTCGGCCAGGTCACGCCCATCTGGAGTTCACCGTCCTGCCCGGTGCCAGTGCAGGCGATCGACGAACCGGAGGCATCGTAGCACATAGCCTGCCCTGTTTTCGGCAAGGAAATGATTGAAGTTCCCTGTGACTCAGGCTGCTCGGAACGCACTGGCCAGACAGAGTAGTAGGGGAACGATGACTTATCAAACCAGAACACGAAGCCATCGACTATGTTGACTAGCCATGCGGAAGTGGGATGGGCGGCTTTGGAACTGGACGACCAAT
This region of Deltaproteobacteria bacterium genomic DNA includes:
- a CDS encoding DUF1566 domain-containing protein; this encodes MYFIRMFIVFVLLLAPTLTFAGTVQLPQTGQTSCYHEEFGTVITCTGTGQDGDLRAGVTWPNPRFTDNGDQTVTDNLTGLIWAKDGNAIKTRDPGFDSDFTTGDGMVTWQHALDYIKKLNQENYLGHHDWRLPNVIELESLVHAGQSNSADWLNTKGFSNVQSSYYWSSSSKAAHPTSAWLVNIVDGFVFWFDKSSFPYYSVWPVRSEQPESQGTSIISLPKTGQAMCYDASGSSIACTGTGQDGELQMGVTWPNPRFTDNGDQTVTDNLTGLIWTKDGKTPGPTTCGKGATKSWLGALDYVKCLNTNNYLGYNDWRLPNRKEWRSLVHAGQSNSADWLNTKGFSNVQSSYYWSSSSYAPSPHNSWRISTSDGAMDFASRSFYYPVWPVRSGQSVSFASLIISLFGFGTVTSTPAGISCGTQCRAYFNLGTSVTLTAQASTGSIFAGWSGGDCQGTGICTITLNIDTIVTATFTKEPVGKGDINYDGQVNLTDAVLALQVIASIAPQQIVYKEAYVNGDVKIGLEEVIYILQKVAGMR